The following coding sequences are from one Schizosaccharomyces osmophilus chromosome 1, complete sequence window:
- the pro1 gene encoding gamma-glutamyl phosphate reductase Pro1, whose protein sequence is MSLESNVKTARDSFITLQTLSVKDRDEALNIIVEELLSKKDTILKANAEDMDSAKKQNEAGKLSSSMLKRLDLSTSGKYESMVQGVSDVKNLEDPLGRVTYGCRLDDNLDLYRVSCPVGVLLVIFEARPEVIINITALAIKSGNAVVLKGGTESTKSFAAMSQVVRSALSKTKVPQGAVQLVQNREEVAQLLQFDRYIDLVIPRGSDKLVRYIKENTKIPVLGHADGLCSMYLHDDADKDLAINVVFDAKTDYPAGCNAVETLLVHENALSTQLPFIAEKLSQASVVLKCDSRSYEVLEKTPSVAKLLQHSTENDYDTEFLDYTLAVKTVSSLEEAMAHINTHGSKHTDCILTSSESTANKFMSGIDASGVYWNASTRFADGFRYGFGTEVGISTNKIHARGPMGLEGLTIYKYQLRGRGHVASAYGVGPSKIPFKHEPLDVYHISEVNKLEN, encoded by the coding sequence atgtCTTTAGAATCAAACGTAAAGACCGCCAGAGATTCTTTCATTACTCTTCAAACACTCTCTGTCAAGGATCGCGATGAAGCACTCAATATCATCGTAGAAGAGTTGTTGTCGAAAAAGGACACAATATTAAAGGCTAATGCCGAAGATATGGACTCTgcaaagaagcaaaatgaGGCTGGAAAATTGAGCTCATCTATGTTGAAACGTCTTGACTTGTCTACTTCTGGCAAGTATGAGTCCATGGTCCAAGGTGTCTCAGATGTAAAAAACCTCGAGGATCCTTTAGGTCGTGTTACATATGGCTGTCGCCTTGATGACAACTTGGATTTGTACCGCGTCTCCTGTCCCGTTGGTGTACTTTTGGTCATTTTTGAAGCTCGCCCTGAAGTCATTATCAACATTACAGCCCTTGCCATCAAGTCTGGTAATGCCGTCGTCTTGAAGGGAGGCACAGAGTCTACAAAGTCTTTTGCTGCTATGTCGCAAGTCGTACGTTCAGCTCTTTCCAAAACTAAAGTTCCCCAAGGTGCAGTGCAACTTGTTCAAAACCGCGAGGAGGTCGCTCAACTCCTTCAATTTGATCGCTATATCGACCTGGTTATTCCTCGTGGCAGTGATAAGCTAGTTCGTTacataaaagaaaacacaaaaattCCCGTCCTTGGCCACGCAGATGGTTTGTGCTCTATGTATCTTCATGATGATGCCGACAAAGATCTTGCTATCAATGTCGTTTTCGATGCCAAAACTGATTATCCAGCTGGCTGTAATGCTGTTGAGACCCTCTTGGTTCATGAAAATGCATTGTCTACCCAGTTGCCGTTTATTGCCGAAAAACTATCCCAAGCATCCGTGGTTTTAAAATGTGACAGCCGCTCTTACGAGGTTTTAGAAAAAACTCCTTCTGTCGCTAAATTGCTTCAACACTCTAcagaaaatgattatgaTACAGAATTTTTGGACTATACTTTGGCTGTTAAAACGGTCTCCTCATTAGAAGAAGCAATGGCGCATATAAATACCCATGGTTCAAAACACACCGACTGCATTTTGACTTCTAGCGAATCTACTGCAAATAAGTTTATGTCTGGTATCGATGCTTCTGGTGTTTATTGGAACGCTTCTACCCGCTTTGCAGATGGCTTCCGTTACGGCTTTGGCACTGAGGTGGGTATCAGTACAAACAAAATCCATGCCCGGGGTCCTATGGGCTTAGAGGGCTTAACTATTTACAAATATCAACTTCGCGGAAGAGGTCATGTCGCATCTGCCTACGGTGTCGGTCCTAGTAAGATTCCATTTAAACATGAGCCCCTTGATGTCTATCATATATCGGAGGTTAATAAATTGGAAAACTAA
- the dnf1 gene encoding trans-Golgi network aminophospholipid translocase (flippase), Dnf1, whose translation MKSNGNDKDFAEMEIRSSNDHDVAANTDVNGQSENVNNRTIDRRGSVHVRFQDLSPPLSIIEDEFQDVNLGEVDSKSKDNASFDVNGTEIENEGKRKSNLKSVLGHTANSMKSALRTTVKSDKPPAKAKKSVHVSFPEVEEIPMDDMKKPSHPSSEVEVTPKVYGRHNIPKELLRKEGKKISFPNPLTYLSNKIASLFERDFRQLKSKNGRHIIIDPYNDSSQIDERIGKPFIKNSIVSSRYNKYNFVPLQIIAQFSKTANCYFLLIAIMQMIPGWSTTGTYTTIIPLLIFISIAILREGYDNFRRYRQDRVENRVQVQVLRHVDNAPPIIDEQPSFFRRRKWRKRRVSQDTGSRSNRSNSVQGIPDSPTLHSPTIVQSKDASTNLDPQKLTPFESIIKPTFFWANCDWKDVRIGDIVRLTSNESVPADVIALSSPYPNGAVYVETAALDGETSLKTKLVNSTLRSRCTDINGLSSLSGECIVEDPNGNLYEFNGRILLNSEEKEIPIANNDVIYRGSILRNTPELFGLVIYTGEETKIRMNASRNLRVKAPSMQRDTNKIVIFIFVLVLSMAIYCTVAYFIWQKKVETKLWYLSDGRLAVVPVLVSFIILYNTMVPISLYVSMEIIRVCQTFLVQSDIDMYYPDTNTRCEIRSSSILEELGQVTHVFSDKTGTLTDNIMLFRNLSVGGFAWQHIGAENPRLLPTTNKKDANDEIKTPQFSENIEGTTIQLLQYVNDNPHTTFSKKVRIFLLSMAICHTCLPSYDEKDDIYRYQSTSPDELALVHAAQQLGYIVIDRDMDAVTIRLHYLLDNRSHPITKTYKILNTIEFSSKRKRMSVIVRMPNGRICLFTKGADSTITERLRLSELAKRKSHTITKAEKARKSVEIDKAIIRNSMSTARPSLTASRPSLTRRRADYINNVTSWLDERRQRMGSIRPRASTSILDTRRRPAPGRHSFAVGERLSDKKPSKKEEAEGSTFEGLCHNDAAIFENTFKHVNAFASDGLRTLIYAHKYLEEEEYQEWKAINDEALSSLTNRQQLLDDAAELIENNLEFSGATAIEDKLQAGVPESINSLFRAGIKFWVLTGDKKETAINIGHSCGVIKGFSTVVVLGSVDEKPGSDDTIKGGQRLSLDHPQEIDTANLVIHQLVSSLKAIESNSVAHLVLVIDGATLDNIENDREVFTLFINTAVKVDSVICCRASPMQKAFMVKSVRENISSAVTLAIGDGANDIAMIQEAHVGIGIAGLEGLQAARSSDFSIGRFKFLIKLLFCHGRWSYVRLSKYILGTFYKEQFFFLMQAIMQPFVGYTGQSLYENWGLTCFNTLFSSLCVIGLGIFDKDLNVSTVIAVPELYQKGINNEAFNWRVYMSWSSLAFMQAFLVFYVTYALYGIKQLTDNNLFAFGQLIFTAAIAVMNFKLVFIEMQYVNVISYFVVFVTLLGWFFFNMFISDHYPDQNIYLGKSQFFHHFGKNAGWWLTVLLVTVLALVLDIILQMIRRMMKPTDTDIFVELESDAFIHSRFEQESKEFFNSNSNETDEIEQYLKARE comes from the coding sequence ATGAAGTCCAATGGCAATGATAAAGATTTTGCTGAAATGGAAATACGATCATCAAATGATCATGATGTTGCAGCAAATACTGATGTTAACGGTCAAAgtgaaaatgtaaataatcGAACGATAGATCGTCGAGGAAGTGTTCATGTACGGTTTCAAGACTTGTCGCCGCCGTTGAGCATTATTGAAGATGAATTTCAGGATGTTAACCTTGGCGAAGTGGACtccaaatcaaaagacAATGCGAGTTTCGACGTCAATGGAACAGAAATTGAGAATGAagggaaaaggaaaagcaactTGAAGTCAGTACTTGGGCATACAGCAAATTCAATGAAGTCTGCTTTAAGGACGACAGTTAAGTCTGATAAACCACCTGCTAAGGCAAAGAAAAGTGTCCATGTCTCTTTTCCGGAAGTCGAAGAAATTCCCATGGATGATATGAAAAAGCCGTCGCATCCCTCTAGCGAAGTTGAGGTTACTCCAAAGGTTTACGGCCGTCATAACATACCCAAGGAATTGCTacgaaaagaaggaaaaaaaatatcgtTTCCGAACCCTTTGACATATCTTAGTAACAAGATTGCATCCTTATTTGAAAGGGACTTCCGTCaattgaaatcaaaaaatggaagGCATATTATCATTGATCCATATAACGACTCTTCGCAAATCGATGAACGTATTGGAAAAccctttataaaaaatagcATTGTATCGTCTCGTTACAATAAATATAACTTCGTTCCTTTGCAAATTATTGCtcaattttcaaagactGCTAATTGCTATTTCCTATTAATTGCAATTATGCAGATGATCCCGGGATGGTCCACTACGGGTACATACACTACTATCATACctttattgatttttatttctattgCAATCTTACGTGAAGGATATGACAATTTTCGTCGTTACCGTCAAGATCGTGTGGAAAATCGAGTTCAGGTTCAGGTTTTAAGGCATGTTGATAATGCACCTCCTATAATAGATGAACAGccatctttttttcgtagaagaaaatggagAAAACGAAGAGTATCTCAGGATACTGGATCTAGAAGTAATCGCTCCAATTCCGTCCAAGGAATACCCGACTCCCCTACTCTGCATTCACCTACCATCGTTCAATCCAAGGATGCTTCCACAAATTTAGATCCTCAAAAATTAACTCCCTTTGAATCTATAATCAAACCCACATTCTTTTGGGCTAACTGTGATTGGAAAGATGTGCGTATCGGTGACATAGTAAGACTAACTTCTAATGAGTCTGTTCCTGCCGATGTAATTGCTCTATCCAGTCCGTACCCCAATGGTGCTGTGTATGTTGAAACAGCAGCTTTAGACGGGGAGACATCTTTAAAAACGAAGCTGGTGAACTCTACTTTACGGTCTCGTTGCACAGATATCAATGGCCTTAGCAGCCTTTCTGGTGAATGTATAGTTGAAGATCCCAATGGAAATTTATACGAATTTAATGGAAGAATTCTTCTTAActcagaagaaaaagaaattcctATTGCTAATAACGATGTCATATATAGAGGTTCAATCTTAAGGAACACTCCAGAATTATTTGGGTTGGTTATATACACAGGagaagaaaccaaaattcGAATGAATGCATCTCGTAACCTTCGAGTCAAAGCGCCCTCCATGCAACGGGATACGAACAAAATTGtaatattcatttttgttttagtCTTGAGTATGGCAATTTACTGTACCGTTGCATATTTTATATGGCAGAAAAAGGTAGAAACAAAGTTGTGGTACTTGTCAGATGGAAGGCTTGCTGTTGTGCCTGTTCTTGTCTCCTTTATCATTCTATACAACACGATGGTTCctatttctttatatgTATCAATGGAAATTATTCGTGTTTGTCAGACTTTCCTAGTCCAGAGCGACATTGATATGTATTACCCCGATACCAATACGCGCTGTGAAATCCGAAGTTCATCTATCCTTGAAGAGCTAGGCCAGGTAACTCATGTTTTTTCAGACAAGACAGGAACCCTTACAGATAACATTATGCTATTTCGCAATTTATCAGTTGGAGGTTTTGCTTGGCAACATATTGGGGCCGAAAATCCTAGATTATTGCCAACAACCAATAAGAAAGATGCTAATGATGAAATCAAAACTCCCCAGTTTTCAGAAAATATCGAAGGGACTACTATTCAATTGCTCCAATACGTGAATGACAATCCCCACACTactttttccaagaaagTCagaatatttcttttgagtATGGCTATATGCCACACATGTCTTCCATCatatgatgaaaaagatgataTATATCGCTATCAGTCTACGTCTCCTGATGAATTGGCTCTTGTACATGCCGCACAACAACTTGGATATATTGTTATAGATCGTGATATGGACGCCGTTACAATTCGTTTACATTATCTCTTAGATAATCGTTCCCACCCAATCACAAAAACCTATAAGATATTGAACACTATCGAATTCAGCAGTAAAAGGAAGCGAATGTCGGTAATCGTTCGAATGCCAAATGGTcgtatttgtttatttaccaAAGGAGCTGACTCTACAATAACCGAAAGACTTCGGCTTTCAGAGCTTgccaaaaggaaaagtcATACTATTAccaaagcagaaaaagcCCGAAAAAGTGTAGAAATTGATAAAGCTATTATAAGAAACAGTATGAGTACCGCTAGGCCAAGTTTGACAGCATCACGACCTAGTTTGACTAGAAGACGTGCAGATTATATAAACAATGTCACTTCGTGGTTAGATGAACGCAGACAGAGAATGGGCTCAATTCGACCGCGAGCCAGTACCAGTATACTAGACACTAGACGCCGTCCAGCACCTGGGAGACATTCATTTGCTGTTGGAGAACGACTTTCAGATAAAAAGCCTTCTAAGAAAGAGGAAGCAGAAGGATCGACGTTTGAGGGCTTATGCCACAATGATGCTgcaatatttgaaaacactTTCAAGCATGTTAATGCTTTTGCTTCAGATGGCTTAAGAACACTTATCTATGCTCACaaatatttggaagaggaagagtATCAGGAGTGGAAAGCAATAAACGATGAAGCTTTAAGTAGCTTGACTAATAGACAACAGCTATTGGATGACGCTGCCGAGTTGATTGAGAACAATTTAGAATTTTCAGGTGCGACTGCGATCGAAGACAAATTACAAGCAGGCGTTCCTGAGTCGAtcaattccctttttaGAGCTGGCATAAAGTTTTGGGTTTTAACTGGtgataaaaaggaaactgCAATTAATATTGGGCACTCTTGTGGTGTTATTAAAGGATTTTCGACTGTGGTCGTGCTAGGATCGGTAGATGAGAAACCTGGAAGCGATGATACAATAAAGGGTGGACAGAGACTTTCTTTAGATCATCCCCAAGAGATTGATACAGCCAACCTTGTAATTCATCAATTGGTATCAAGTTTGAAAGCAATAGAAAGTAACTCGGTTGCGCATTTAGTCCTTGTTATTGATGGCGCTACTCTCGATaacattgaaaatgatCGTGAAGTATTTACGCTCTTCATAAACACGGCCGTCAAAGTTGACTCGGTTATATGCTGCAGAGCAAGTCCTATGCAAAAGGCGTTCATGGTTAAATCCGTACGCGAAAATATTAGTTCCGCTGTGACTCTAGCGATTGGAGATGGTGCTAATGATATTGCCATGATCCAAGAGGCTCACGTAGGAATTGGTATCGCTGGGCTTGAAGGTCTGCAAGCAGCACGTTCGTCTGATTTCTCAATTGGCAGATTCAAATTCTTGATTAAACTGCTTTTCTGCCACGGTCGATGGAGTTATGTACGCCTCTCAAAGTACATTTTGGGCACATTCTACAAAGAacagtttttttttctaatgcAAGCTATAATGCAACCTTTTGTTGGATATACTGGACAAAGTTTATATGAAAACTGGGGGCTTACATGCTTTAATACTCTCTTTTCGTCGTTGTGTGTCATTGGTCTTGGTATATTTGACAAAGACTTAAATGTCAGTACCGTCATTGCTGTTCCAGAGCTATatcaaaaaggaattaaCAACGAAGCGTTCAATTGGCGAGTCTACATGAGCTGGTCATCTTTGGCATTTATGCAAGCTTTTTTAGTATTTTACGTTACGTATGCGTTGTATGGCATAAAACAGCTTACCGATAATAACCTGTTTGCTTTCGGACAGCTCATTTTTACTGCCGCAATCGCTGTGATGAATTTTAAGCTTGTTTTCATCGAGATGCAGTATGTGAACgttatttcttattttgtAGTATTCGTTACACTTTTGGGatggtttttcttcaatatgtTTATTAGTGACCATTATCCTGATCAAAATATTTACCTTGGGAAATCGCAATTCTTTCACCATTTCGGTAAAAATGCAGGATGGTGGCTTACAGTGCTTTTGGTTACCGTTCTTGCTTTGGTGTTGGATATAATTTTACAAATGATCCGTCGAATGATGAAGCCGACTGATACTGATATATTCGTAGAGTTGGAAAGCGATGCATTCATACACTCTCGGTTTGAGCAGGAAAGCAAGgaattcttcaattctAATTCTAATGAAACCGATGAAATTGAACAGTACCTAAAAGCTCGCGAGTga
- the sod1 gene encoding superoxide dismutase Sod1 translates to MKAVAVLRGDSKVNGVVSFEQENEKTPVTVSVDLKGSDANAKRGFHIHQFGDNTNGCTSAGPHFNPTGTTHGDRAASVRHVGDLGNVAADASGEIKAKFVDSVITLYGPHNIVGRTIVIHAGEDDLGKGGNEESLKTGNAGGRNACGVIGVAI, encoded by the coding sequence ATGAAGGCTGTAGCAGTTCTCCGCGGTGACTCTAAAGTTAACGGTGTCGTTTCTTTTGAgcaagaaaacgaaaagacCCCTGTCACTGTTTCTGTCGATTTGAAGGGCAGCGACGCTAACGCCAAGCGTGGATTCCACATCCACCAATTCGGTGACAACACCAATGGCTGTACCTCTGCTGGTCCTCACTTCAACCCCACTGGCACCACTCACGGTGATCGTGCCGCCTCTGTTCGTCACGTCGGTGATTTGGGTAATGTTGCTGCTGATGCTAGCGGTGAGATTAAGGCCAAGTTTGTGGACTCTGTCATCACTTTGTATGGCCCTCACAACATTGTTGGCCGTACCATTGTCATCCACGCTGGTGAAGATGACCTTGGTAAGGGTGGTAATGAAGAGTCCTTAAAGACTGGTAACGCTGGTGGCCGTAATGCTTGCGGTGTCATTGGTGTTGCTATCTAa
- the mkt1 gene encoding post-transcriptional RNA stability regulator Mkt1 → MTIHSLELFLIKNRHEFTCNISQIANRKLGIDASYFLIELLRRLSAEELQAISVDGESEILNTYVNSFLDVLKNYSITPLFVFNGIPLTFEASGQGEASRKQSKLSRMQYSLSSFDPYDANIHTNLYRMDPDGNSHRNQSENRRTFLYSNQRDSLDRLCDFLKKILDTKDIDYFVAPYLAMAQLSYFQGGASKSYVDAVYGPEDLLLFDVKRPILSITIPYLQSESFRSSLSNPQQNESNKQSSTIQWLDGDAIFQDSRCASWSQFVEACLLCGTSISPTLPQFEGTFLLKSSIELVTMLGSAYRVVEGFADTMPSGSAQELLQQYRRSFCYLNYCIIMNEKGIATPPVPENSVPTNINAIMGTRLPNELYYYISRGLLPSRMISALVSGCFSDPVSILEQHIANYSSQESAKPEPAAHKNAVAMAAVNQRRFVDDLEEIWSQGLNLLTQPLHRFYQARDVISLHGHNQQASLKVMRNYDPPLYNDTRAWMIYDECIPLGIKKAVSENKPINIHNMLDCLRDKNFVEKSFCSDTGIGIKNPPKRLLSTTSEIVLSSFYRFLQIRSFVSTTHQLTSWGSPLLMALEKCNVQYQSSMCVLFELLRLRQIKEPGFDSATSSTLHIPSVIEFLSKLATFLPIGKETIYQLFTPDRDLLQFYMMQTSFGANLHELAAILIASVIMNANADRNLVNPYSIRKTFPFRRNFCSLLSGIFMNELLQTLSRSDNDMNKEVAIETTFKKLKEDFPYVTDAKAFLSEFLDFWAAFMEGVKVAENTSAIGKLVASKLYLTNDWLESLKLV, encoded by the exons atgactA TACACTCTTTAGAATTATTCTTAATTAAAAACCGGCATGAATTTACCTGTAACATATCTCAAATAGCCAACAGGAAGCTGGGAATTGATGCCAGCTATTTTCTAATAGAACTACTAAGAAGATTAAGCGCGGAAGAGCTTCAAGCAATCTCTGTGGATGGAGAATCCGAAATTCTTAACACTTACgtaaattcttttcttgatgttttgaaaaattacaGCATTACTcctttatttgtttttaatgGCATTCCCTTAACCTTTGAAGCTAGCGGTCAAGGCGAAGCCTCGCGCAAACAAAGTAAGCTATCTAGGATGCAGTACTCCTTGTCAAGCTTCGATCCGTACGATGCCAACATTCATACGAATTTGTATCGAATGGACCCCGATGGTAACAGTCATCGTAACCAGTCTGAAAATAGACGTACCTTCCTTTATAGTAACCAACGGGATTCTTTAGACAGATTAtgtgattttttgaagaaaattttggatACAAAGGACATCGATTATTTTGTTGCTCCCTACTTGGCTATGGCACAGCTTTCCTACTTCCAGGGAGGTGCATCAAAATCTTATGTTGATGCTGTATATGGCCCTGAAGATCTACTTCTTTTCGATGTGAAACGTCCGATTCTGTCAATTACTATTCCGTATTTGCAATCAGAGTCCTTTCGTTCTTCGCTCTCCAATCctcaacaaaatgaatcGAACAAACAGTCTTCTACAATTCAATGGCTAGACGGAGATGCTATCTTTCAAGACAGCAGATGTGCATCCTGGAGTCAATTTGTCGAGGCGTGCTTACTTTGTGGTACTTCCATTTCGCCCACACTCCCTCAATTTGAAGGGACATTCTTGCTGAAATCTTCAATAGAGCTTGTTACAATGCTTGGTTCCGCTTATCGTGTAGTGGAAGGATTCGCCGACACAATGCCATCCGGTAGTGCTCAAGAATTACTTCAGCAATACAGGCGatctttttgttatttaaaTTACTGTATTATTATGAACGAAAAGGGAATTGCTACTCCACCCGTACCAGAGAATTCCGTTCCCACCAATATTAATGCAATTATGGGAACACGACTTCCTAACGAATTATACTACTATATTTCTCGTGGATTGCTTCCTTCTAGGATGATTAGCGCGTTGGTGTCTGGCTGTTTCAGTGATCCGGTTTCCATACTTGAGCAGCATATTGCTAATTATTCAAGTCAGGAAAGTGCAAAACCAGAGCCTGCTGCTCATAAGAATGCAGTCGCAATGGCTGCTGTCAACCAGCGAAGATTTGTTGATGATCTAGAGGAAATTTGGTCACAAGGTCTCAATTTGCTAACTCAACCTCTTCACCGATTTTATCAGGCTCGCGATGTCATTTCTCTTCATGGGCATAACCAGCAAGCCTCTTTAAAAGTTATGCGCAACTATGATCCTCCACTATATAACGACACTAGAGCCTGGATGATTTACGATGAATGCATACCCTTAGGTATAAAGAAAGCAGTGAGCGAAAATAAACCTATTAATATACACAATATGCTTGATTGTTTAAGGgataaaaattttgttgaaaaaagcttttgttcAGATACTGGTATAGGCATAAAAAACCCTCCGAAACGTCTGCTTTCTACAACTTCCGAGATAGTCTTGAGCTCCTTTTATCGATTTCTTCAGATTCGGTCATTTGTATCTACGACCCATCAGCTTACTTCTTGGGGCTCCCCTTTATTGATGGCTCTTGAAAAATGTAACGTTCAGTATCAGAGCTCCATGTGTGTGTTGTTTGAATTATTACGCCTACGACAAATCAAAGAACCAGGGTTTGATTCTGCAACCTCTTCCACCCTTCATATCCCCTCTgtaattgaatttttatcGAAACTTGCCACATTCCTTCcaattggaaaagaaacgatTTACCAGTTATTTACACCTGATCGCGATTTATTACAATTTTATATGATGCAAACAAGCTTTGGTGCTAACCTTCACGAGTTGGCCGCTATTTTAATAGCATCTGTTATCATGAACGCTAATGCCGACAGGAATCTTGTAAACCCATATTCGATAAGAAAAAC ATTCCCTTTTCGAAGAAACTTTTGTAGCCTACTGTCAGGTATATTTATGAATGAGCTTCTGCAGACTCTCTCTAGAAGTGATAATGACATGAACAAGGAAGTCGCTATTGAAACTACGTTCAAAAAACTAAAGGAAGATTTTCCCTACGTTACAGATGCAAAAGCATTTTTGTCCgaatttttggatttttgggCTGCTTTTATGGAGGGCGTCAAAGTAGCCGAAAATACTAGCGCCATTGGAAAACTCGTTGCCAGCAAATTATACCTTACAAACGATTGGCTAGAGTCTTTAAAGTTGGTTTAG
- the orb6 gene encoding serine/threonine protein kinase Orb6 produces the protein MINTMENTGFAQFERNPSLLPGTTLEKSQKTKKYIEHYYKVAVEHAVERNHRRIELERKLTTERGSDERKNRQLRVLGERESQFLRFRRTRLSLEDFATIKVIGKGAFGEVRLVQKRDTGKIYAMKSLLKTEMFKRDQLSHVKAERDLLVESDSPWVVSLYFSFQDALYLYLIMEFLPGGDLMTMLINYDTFSEDVTRFYMAETVLAIADVHRMGYIHRDIKPDNILIDRDGHIKLSDFGLSTGFYKQDQSASYMRPPKTGNTLKRGQLVDAIWLTMSSKDKMATWKQNRRVMAYSTVGTPDYIAPEIFLQHGYGQDCDWWSLGTIMFECLIGWPPFCSENSHETYRKIVNWRETLAFPNDIHLSFEARDLMNRLMTDSEHRLGRGGVIEIMQHPYFSGIDWDRLRESPAPFIPALRSITDTHYFPVDDLSQVPDEPVATPVANVDPRTVEQTNMAFLGYTYKKFNYLTLKGAL, from the exons ATGATCAACACAATGGAAAATACTGGTTTTGCtcaatttgaaagaaatccttCTCTTTTGCCTGGTACAACGTTAGAGAAATcacagaaaacaaaaaaatatatagaGCACTACTATAAAGTAGCAGTGGAGCATGCTGTAGAAAGAAATCATAG AAGAATTGAGCTTGAACGAAAACTAACAACAGAGCGTGGATctgatgaaagaaaaaacagacAATTAAGAGTACTGGGAGAGAGGGAGTCGCAATTCTTACGTTTTCGAAGGACAAGACTGTCTCTAGAAGACTTTGCAACTATCAAAGTTATCGGTAAAGGTGCTTTTGGTGAG GTACGACTAGTACAAAAGAGGGATACTGGAAAGATTTATGCTATGAAGTCTTTGTTGAAAACCGAAATGTTCAAGAGGGATCAACTATCCCATGTCAAGGCCGAACGGGATTTGTTAGTAGAGTCAGATTCTCCTTGGGTGGTTTCCctttatttctcttttcaagATGCTTTATACCTTTATCTTATTATGGAGTTTTTGCCAGGAGGAGATTTAATGACCATGCTGATTAATTATGATACCTTTTCAGAAGATGTAACGCGCTTTTACATGGCTGAAACCGTTTTGGCAATTGCTGACGTCCATCGAATGGGATACATACATCGTGATATTAAACCCGACAACATTCTGATTGATCGTGATGGTCATATCAAATTATCTGATTTTGGTTTGTCCACAGGTTTCTATAAACAAGATCAAAGTGCTTCTTACATGAGACCCCCAAAAACCGGCAACACCTTAAAGAGAGGACAATTGGTAGACGCTATTTGGCTAACCATGTCttcaaaagacaaaatgGCTACGTGGAAGCAAAATCGCCGTGTTATGGCGTATAGTACTGTGGGTACTCCGGATTATATTGCACCGGAAATCTTTTTACAACACGGTTACGGACAAGATTGTGACTGGTGGAGCCTGGGTACCATCATGTTTGAATGTCTCATAGGTTGGCCACCGTTTTGCAGCGAAAATTCACATGAAACCTATCGTAAAATCGTCAATTGGAGAGAAACTCTAGCCTTCCCTAATGATATCCACCTTAGTTTTGAAGCCCGAGACTTGATGAATCGTCTCATGACTGATTCGGAACACAGATTGGGTCGCGGCGGTGTCATTGAAATTATGCAACACCCCTATTTCAGTGGAATTGATTGGGATCGCCTCCGTGAAAGCCCTGCTCCATTTATCCCCGCTTTAAGATCGATTACCGACACTCATTACTTCCCTGTGGATGATTTGAGTCAAGTTCCCGATGAACCTGTTGCAACCCCGGTAGCCAACGTAGATCCAAGGACGGTTgaacaaacaaatatgGCCTTCTTGGGATACActtacaaaaaattcaattatCTCACTTTGAAGGGAGCTCTGTAA